The Jiangella sp. DSM 45060 genome contains the following window.
CGTCGGCGATGGCGCGGGCGGCGGCCAGCATGACGGCGTCGGAGATGTGGTGGGCGCCGGCGTCGAGCATGCCGCGGAAGAAGCCGGGGAAGGCGAGCACGTTGTTGATCTGGTTGGGGAAGTCCGAACGGCCGGTCGCGACGACGGCGGCGTGCTCGCGCGCCGCGATGGGGTCGACCTCGGGGTCGGGGTTGGCCAGCGCGAACACGATCGCGTCGGGCGCCATGGTGGCGACGTCCTCGCCGGTGAGCAGGTTGGGGCCGGAGACGCCGATGAAGACGTCGGCGCCGGACAGCACCTCGCGCAGCGAGCCGGTGGCGGCGCGCGGGTTGGTGTTCTGCGCGATCCAGCGGCGGAACTCGTCGCGGCCCTCGCCGTTCTCGGCGTGGACGGCGCCGCGGCGGTCGCAGGCGACGATGTCGGTGACGCCCTGGGCGGCGAGCAGCCGGATGATCGCGTGGCCGGCCGCGCCGACACCGCTCACGACGACGCGGACGGAGTCGAGCGACTTCCCGACGACGCGCAGCGCGTTGTAGAGCGCGGCCAGCACGACGATGGCGGTGCCGTGCTGGTCGTCGTGGAAGACGGGGATGTCGAGCAGCTCGCGCAGCCGCGCCTCGATCTCGAAGCAGCGGGGTGCGGCGATGTCCTCGAGGTTGATGCCGCCGTACACCGGAGCCAGCGCGTGGACGATGGACACGATCTCGTCGGTGTCCTGGGTGTCGAGGCAGACCGGCCAGGCGTCGACTCCGGCGAACTGCTTGAACAGCGCCGCCTTGCCCTCCATGACGGGCAGCGCGGCGGCCGGGCCGATGTTGCCCAGGCCGAGCACGGCCGACCCGTCGGTGACGACGGCGACGGTGTTGCGCTTGATGGTCAGCCGGCGGGCGTCCTCGGGATTCTCGGCGATGGCCAGGCACACCCGGGCGACGCCCGGCGTGTAGGCGCGAGAGAGGTCGTCGCGGTGCTTGAGCGGGACCTTCGGGTTGACCTCGAGCTTGCCGCCGAGGTGGATGAGGAAGGTCCGGTCGCTCACCTTCCGGACGGTGACGCCGGCGACCTGCGTCAGCGCCTTGGTGATCGATTCGGCGTGGTCGGAGTCGACCGCGTCGCAGGTGACGTCGACGACCAGGCGGTCGGCGAACGACTCGACGACGTCGAGGGCGGTCAGCGCGCCCCCGGCCGCGCTGACGGCGGCGGCCAGGCCGCTGGTGGCCGTCGACGAGGACGGCGCCTCGACGCGGACTGTGATCGCGTATCCCGGACTGGGCGTTGCCATGCGGTATCTCCCAAGAGTTCTGTATCGCGGACGTTAGTATCTGCTGTGTGGAAACCGAGTCGTCGCGGGCTCGCTCGGGTGGCGTGCAGTCGGTCGAGCGGGCGTTCGGCCTGCTCGAGACCATGGCCGACCACGGCGGCAGCATGGGGTTGTCCCAGCTGGCCACGGCCTCTCAGCTGCCACTGCCGACCATCCACCGCATCGTCCGTACCCTCGTCGACCTCGGCTACCTGCGTCAGGAGCCGTCGCGACGATACGCCCTCGGGCCGCGCCTGATCAGGCTCGGCGAGAGCTCCTCGACCATGCTCAGCACGTGGGCACGGCCGCAGCTCACTCACCTGGTCGACGAGCTGGGCGAGTCGGCGAACCTCGCGATGCTCGACGGTGACCAGATCGTATACGTGGCGCAGGTGCCGTCGCGCCATTCCATGCGGATGTTCACCGAGGTCGGCCGCCGGGTCTGGCCCCACTGCACCGCTGTCGGCAAGGCCGTGCTGGCCACGCTGCCGGAGCGGACGGTGCGCGAGATGCTGCAACGCACCGGCCTGCCGCAGCAGACCGAGCACACCATCACCGACGCGGCGGCGTTCGGCCGCGAGCTCGCGCTGACGGCGGACCGCGGCTACGCCCTCGACGACGGCGAGCAGGAGCTCGGCGTGCGCTGCGTCGCCGTCGTGGTGCCCGACGCGCCGTCGAGGCTGGGGCTGTCCGTCTCCGGGCCGTCGTCGCGGGTCACCGACGACGTCGTCGCCCGCGCCGTCCCGCTGCTGACCCGCGCCGCCCGCGATCTCTCCGAGGAGCTGAACGGGCAGAGCCGGACCTGACGCGGTCATCGTCGCGCCCGCTCCAGCGCGACGCCGCGGATCGAGGCGTCCAGGATCTCGATCGGGTGCACCAGCGGGACGTCCGTGCCGAGGAAGCGCCGCACCTGCAGCAGGCAGCCCGCGTTCGCGGTGGCCACGACGTCCGGTTCGGCCGCCTCGATGTTCGCGGCCTTGCGCCGGCCCAGCTCCTCGGCCATGCGCGGCTGGACCAGGTTGTAGATGCCGGCCGACCCGCAGCAGATCTCCGCCTCCGCGATGTCGGTGAGCTCGACGCCGGGGACGGCGCGCAGTAGGTCGCGCGGCTGACGGCGGATCCGTTGCGCGTTCGCCAGGTGGCAGGCGTCGTGGTAGGCGACCTTGGCCCGGACGGGGTGCCGCGGCGCCCGCGGCTCCAGCTCGGCCAGCAGCTCGGTGACGTCGCGGACGGACGCGGCGAAGCGGGCGGCCCGCTCGGCGTAGGCGGGGTCGTCGGCCAGCAGGCGGTCGTACTCCTTCATCGACGAGCCGCAGCCGGCGACGTTGACCACGACGACGTCGGCCCGCGCCGTCTCGAACGTGTCGATCAGCCGCCGGGCCAGGGCCGCGGCGTCGTCCTCGAGGCCGGCGTGCAGGTTCAGCGCGCCGCAGCACTGCTGGCCCGGCGGCACCACGACCTCGCAGCCCTCGGCCGCCAGCACCCGCGCCGTCGCCGCGTTGACGTCGCCGAACAGCACCCGCTGCGCGCAGCCCTCCAGCAGCGCGACCCGCAGCCGCCGCTCCCCCGCAGCCGGGACGACCGGCGGCGGACGGCGGAACAGCGACCGGACCGGCACCGGCGGCAGCAGGTCCTCGGCGGCCCGCAGCTCGGCCGGCAGCCGGTCCACGAGACCGAGCCGGTGCGCCAGCGCCCGCAGCCCGAGCCGCCGGTACAGCACGCCGAGCAGCGCGGCGGCCCGCATCCGCGCGGGGTACGGGAACACCGCGAAGATCGCCCGGCGCACCAGCCGCTCTCGCCGTGTGCGCGGGACGTGCCGCTCCAGCTGCGGGCGGGTTGCCTCCAGCAGCAGGTCGTACTTGACGCCGGACGGGCAGGCCGGCACGCAGGCCAGGCAGCCCAGGCAGGAGTCGAGGTGCCCGGCGATGGTGCGGTCCAGCGGGATCTCGCCGCGCTGGGCGAGGTCGATCAGGTAGATCCGCCCGCGCGGTGAGTCCATCTCCTCGCCGTCGACCGCGTACGTCGGGCAGGTGGGCAGGCAGAACCCGCAGTGCACGCACTCGTCCAGCAGCTCGCGCCGCGGCGGGTGGTGTGCGTCGAACGAGCCGGATCCCGTGTTCAGAACCATGGCGCGAGCCTCCCTCGGCCGAGCCGGTCGTCGGGGTCGAAGGCGCGTTTGACGGCGCGCAGCATTGCGACGGCGGGCGGCGGCTCGCCCCAGGCGGGCAGCTCGGCGCGCAGGCCGTCGGTCCACCGGCAGACGGTGGCGGCCGGGTGCTCGGTGCGTAGGGCGGTGACGACGGCGGCGTGAGCGGCCGCGGTCCCACCGCGCAGCCGGACGGTGTGCGCGCCGGCGAACGGGCTGCTGGTCATCGCCGCGTCGACGGCGTGCTCGGCCGCCGCGCGGGCGACCAGGCCGGCCAGCGACGGCGTGCGGTCCGGTGCCGTGCCGAGGCGGACAACGGTGTCGCCGTCGACCCCGCGAACGAGCTCGGCGACGCTCACCCACACGCCGTCCCCCGCCTCGGTGGCGTCCGGGCCGGCGAGGACGCGGGCCCGTCGCAGCCGGTCCTCGACGCCGCCGGCGGTGCCGTCGAACCGGGCCAGCAGGGTGCCGTCGCACCACTCGACGGCCACGGGCTCCAGCGATCCGTGGATCAGCCGGCCGCCGAGGTCGAACGCCGTGGCCGCGTCGCACGGGACCGCCAGCGTCGCCGTCGCCGCGGCGCGCGGATGCACCCGCAGGATCACCTCGGCCAGCACACCGAGCGTGCCGAGCGAGCCGTGGAACAACTTCGCCAGGTCGTACCCGGCGACGTTCTTGATCACGTGGCCGCCGGAGCGCGCCACCGTGCCGTCCGCCAGCACCACCGTGACGCCGATCACCGAGTCGCGCAGCGCGCCGAACGTGTGCCGCACCGGCCCGGCGTCGGCCGTCGCGACCAGCCCGCCGACGGTGCCCGCGCGGGCCGGGTCGAGCGCCACCCACTGGCCGTGCTCGGCCAGCGTCTCCTGCAGCGTCGCGAACGGCATCCCGGCCTGCACGCCCACCGTCATGTCGGTCGGGTTGTAGCTGATCAGGCCGTTCATCGCGGTGGTGTCGAGGACGGCGTCGTACTCCGGCGCACCACCCCAGTCCGCCGCGGTCCCGGCGCCGGCGATGACCAGCCGCCCGCCGGCGCCGTCGGCCAAGGCGTCGCGCAGCGACCGCAGCGTCGTCGGCCGGTACGTCGTCACGGTGCTCATAGCCGCTCGATCACCCCGGCCTCCTCCAGCGGGTGCGGCCGGTACCGCCCGGGCCGCTCGCCGCACAGCCGCGGCGTCGGGAACACCTTGCCGGGGTTGCACAGGCCGTCGGGGTCGAACGCCGACCGCAGCCGCAGCATGGTCGCCAGGTCGTCCTCGCCGAACATCCGCGGCATCGAGCAGGCCTTGTCCGCGCCGATGCCGTGCTCGCCCGACAGCGACCCGCCCAGCTCGACGCAGAGCTCGGCGATCTCGGTGGACAGCCGCTCGGCGCGATCGTGCTCGCCGTCGGCCTCGCTGTAGAGGACCAGCGGGTGCAGGTTGCCGTCGCCGGCGTGGAACACGTTCGCGACCCGGATGCCGGCGTCGTCGGCCATCGCGGCGATGCGGCCGAGCACCTCGGCCAGCCGCCCGCGCGGCACGACGCCGTCCTGGACGAAGTAGTCGGGACTGATGCGCCCGACGGCGGCGAACGCGGCCTTGCGCCCGGTCCAGATCAGTGCCCG
Protein-coding sequences here:
- a CDS encoding FAD-binding oxidoreductase translates to MSTVTTYRPTTLRSLRDALADGAGGRLVIAGAGTAADWGGAPEYDAVLDTTAMNGLISYNPTDMTVGVQAGMPFATLQETLAEHGQWVALDPARAGTVGGLVATADAGPVRHTFGALRDSVIGVTVVLADGTVARSGGHVIKNVAGYDLAKLFHGSLGTLGVLAEVILRVHPRAAATATLAVPCDAATAFDLGGRLIHGSLEPVAVEWCDGTLLARFDGTAGGVEDRLRRARVLAGPDATEAGDGVWVSVAELVRGVDGDTVVRLGTAPDRTPSLAGLVARAAAEHAVDAAMTSSPFAGAHTVRLRGGTAAAHAAVVTALRTEHPAATVCRWTDGLRAELPAWGEPPPAVAMLRAVKRAFDPDDRLGRGRLAPWF
- a CDS encoding NAD-dependent malic enzyme, with amino-acid sequence MATPSPGYAITVRVEAPSSSTATSGLAAAVSAAGGALTALDVVESFADRLVVDVTCDAVDSDHAESITKALTQVAGVTVRKVSDRTFLIHLGGKLEVNPKVPLKHRDDLSRAYTPGVARVCLAIAENPEDARRLTIKRNTVAVVTDGSAVLGLGNIGPAAALPVMEGKAALFKQFAGVDAWPVCLDTQDTDEIVSIVHALAPVYGGINLEDIAAPRCFEIEARLRELLDIPVFHDDQHGTAIVVLAALYNALRVVGKSLDSVRVVVSGVGAAGHAIIRLLAAQGVTDIVACDRRGAVHAENGEGRDEFRRWIAQNTNPRAATGSLREVLSGADVFIGVSGPNLLTGEDVATMAPDAIVFALANPDPEVDPIAAREHAAVVATGRSDFPNQINNVLAFPGFFRGMLDAGAHHISDAVMLAAARAIADAVGPEQVNASYIVPSVFDPEVAPAVAAAVKQAAQTS
- a CDS encoding IclR family transcriptional regulator, with protein sequence METESSRARSGGVQSVERAFGLLETMADHGGSMGLSQLATASQLPLPTIHRIVRTLVDLGYLRQEPSRRYALGPRLIRLGESSSTMLSTWARPQLTHLVDELGESANLAMLDGDQIVYVAQVPSRHSMRMFTEVGRRVWPHCTAVGKAVLATLPERTVREMLQRTGLPQQTEHTITDAAAFGRELALTADRGYALDDGEQELGVRCVAVVVPDAPSRLGLSVSGPSSRVTDDVVARAVPLLTRAARDLSEELNGQSRT
- a CDS encoding (Fe-S)-binding protein, whose amino-acid sequence is MVLNTGSGSFDAHHPPRRELLDECVHCGFCLPTCPTYAVDGEEMDSPRGRIYLIDLAQRGEIPLDRTIAGHLDSCLGCLACVPACPSGVKYDLLLEATRPQLERHVPRTRRERLVRRAIFAVFPYPARMRAAALLGVLYRRLGLRALAHRLGLVDRLPAELRAAEDLLPPVPVRSLFRRPPPVVPAAGERRLRVALLEGCAQRVLFGDVNAATARVLAAEGCEVVVPPGQQCCGALNLHAGLEDDAAALARRLIDTFETARADVVVVNVAGCGSSMKEYDRLLADDPAYAERAARFAASVRDVTELLAELEPRAPRHPVRAKVAYHDACHLANAQRIRRQPRDLLRAVPGVELTDIAEAEICCGSAGIYNLVQPRMAEELGRRKAANIEAAEPDVVATANAGCLLQVRRFLGTDVPLVHPIEILDASIRGVALERARR